Proteins from a single region of Chrysemys picta bellii isolate R12L10 chromosome 25, ASM1138683v2, whole genome shotgun sequence:
- the LOC135977433 gene encoding uncharacterized protein LOC135977433: MEPAQITAAIMSTMNTTRIVLEYMQSQDMPRRNLDHPRRRLQRGEESDEEIDMDIDLSQGTGPSNVEIMVSLGQVHAVERRFWARETSTDWWDRIVLQVWDDSQWLRNFRMRKGTFMELCDLLSPALKRQDTKMRAALTVEKRVAIALWKLATPDSYRSVGNQFGVGKSTVGAAVIQFARAMKDLVISRVVTLGNVQSIVDGFAEMGFPNCGGAIDGTHIPILSPEHQATDYVNCKGYFSMLLQALVDHKGRFTNINLGWPGKVHDARVFRNSALFRKLEEGTFFPDQKVTVGDVEMPIVILGDPAYPLMPWLMKPYTGSLDRSQDLFNYRLSKCRMVVECAFGRLKARWRSLLTRSDLSEKNIPIVIAACCALHNICESKGETFMAGWEVEATRLATDYAQPDTRAVRGAQQGVVRIREALKTSFVTGQATV, from the coding sequence atggagcccgctcagatcaccgcggcaattatgagcactatgaacaccacgcgcattgtcctggagtatatgcagagccaggacatgccaaggcgaaacctggaccacccgaggaggcgattgcagcgcggcgaagagagtgatgaggaaattgacatggacatagacctctcacaaggcacaggccccagcaatgtggaaatcatggtgtcactggggcaggttcatgccgtggaacgccgattctgggcccgggaaacaagcacagactggtgggaccgcatcgtgctgcaggtatgggacgattcccagtggctgcgaaactttcgcatgcgtaagggcactttcatggaactttgtgacttgctttcccctgccctgaaacgccaggataccaagatgagagcagccctcacagttgagaagcgagtggcgatagccctgtggaagcttgcaacgccagacagctaccggtcagtcgggaatcaatttggagtgggcaaatctacagtgggggctgctgtgatccaatttgccagggcaatgaaagacctggtgatatcaagggtagtgactctgggcaacgtgcagtcaatagtggatggttttgctgaaatgggattcccaaactgtggcggggccatagacggaacccatatccctatcttgtcaccggagcaccaagccaccgactacgtaaactgcaaggggtacttttcaatgctgctgcaagccctggtggatcacaagggacgtttcactaacatcaacttgggatggccgggaaaggtacatgatgctcgcgtcttcaggaactctgctctgtttcgaaagctggaggaagggactttcttcccggaccagaaagtaaccgttggggatgttgaaatgcctatcgtgatccttggggacccagcctaccccttaatgccatggctcatgaagccgtacacaggcagcctggacaggagtcaggacctgttcaactacaggctgagcaagtgccgaatggtggtggaatgtgcatttggacgtttaaaagcgcgctggcgcagcttactgactcgctcagacctcagcgaaaagaatatccccattgttattgctgcttgctgtgcgctccacaatatctgtgagagtaagggggagacatttatggcggggtgggaggttgaggcaactcgcctggccactgattacgcacagccagacaccagggcggttagaggagcacagcagggcgtggtgcgcatcagagaagctttgaaaacgagttttgtgactggccaggctactgtgtga